The sequence TTGAATCGTTGATGCAGTGTTGTTTGAGATGCACATACTTGTGAGTGTACCAAGGAGAATTATTAGAATTATTCCAGCCAGCATCTTTTTCATTAAACTCACCTAATCGAGTATTCGAAGGCGGGCATTTAAGTATTTGGGTGCTGCATATAAGAGCTCATGAATGCATCTTCTTCTACAAAAACCGTTAAATAGTCGGAAATCTTAGAAAGATTTGGTGATAAGATGAGTGAGGTTGAAAGAGCTCTTCAGACATTTCACTCACTTAAAGTCAAGCAGGTAATGCCTCCATTAGCATCAATGCCAATTGTAACAGTAGATTCATCAATCCTTGATGTACTAAAGCTACTCAAGACAAGACACCACGTATGGGTCGTAAACAACAAGGAGGAAATGAAGCTTGAAGGAGTCATTAGATACATAAATGTAGTTGATGTGCTTTTGCCCCCAGAAACTCATAAGGCTCGCTTTGGAAATATAAGCCACCTCTTTAAATCGATCCTTGGAGGAGCAGACAGAGCAGAGCATGTAATGGAGCGTAACGTTCTCACAATAAACGAAGATGCAACTGTTCTTGATGCACTAACAAAAATGAAACGATACAAGGTACCTTTGCTGGCAATAGTTGACCAAGATGAGAGACTAGTAGGAGAAATAAGCCTCAGAATACTTGTTAATGAGTTTATAAGACTAATGCGCATAGGTGGTGCCCAATGGAGCCAGAGTGGATCCTCTTCACACTTGGAGTAGCACTAATTGTGGGGAAGATTGGCGACAACATAATGGAACGCTTTGAACTTCCCGGTGTTTTGGGAGAAATTTTAATGGGCATGATTTTGGGGAACCTCATCTATTTTGGGGTTATAAGTCCCGAATACCTAACTCTTCACTCAAATGAAACCTTTGAGTTTTTGGCAAAGCTAGGAATAATCTTTCTCCTCTTCCTGGGAGGTCTTGACACAGATATAGAGATGATAAAGAGAACGGGAAAAGTAGCAACGGTTTCCACTCTTATGGGTGTGTTTGTTCCGTTAATAATGGGCTATTTTGGGCTTAAGCTGATGGGGTATCCATCAAGAGAGGCTTTTGCAGGTGGTGTTTTGCTTACTGCAACGAGCATAGGAATTACAGTTAGAGTAATGATGGATTTAGGCGTTTTGAGGAGTGAAGTAGGAGCAGCTTCGCTGAGTGCAAGTGTGATGGATGACTTCCTTGGCATAGCGCTGATAATCTTTGCCGTTGGAACAGGAAGTATTTTGGGATTAATTGGAAAGATGGCAGCATTTTTCATAATTACTGGGGTCTTGGCATGGTATTCCATTGATAAATACATACGCTTTTCTGAACGACTCCATGTGGAGAAGGGAGTTCTAGCTATGGTTCTAGCGTTAATGTTTCTCTTTTCAGCCCTTGCAGAGAAATGGTTTGCTGCTGCGATTGAAGGTGCATTCATGGCTGGTCTTGTTTTATCAAAGCTCCCAGAGGGAAGGAAAATAGCAGAGGATGTCAAAGCTATTGGATATGGCTTCCTAATCCCGATATTCTTCGTGTACACTGGAGCAATGCTCGATTTGAAAGTGTTCACAAGCAGAGAGGCATTGGCTTTAGCAGTCGTTCTAACGGGCATTGCAGTTATTGGAAAGGTTGTAGGAAGAGGAATCGGAGCAATGATGATGGGCTGGGACTTCAAAAAGTCTCTTCAAATGGGAATAGGCTCAATTCCAAGAACTGAAGTTGCTCTCGTGGACTTGATGGTTGCAATTCATGGAGGTGCAATACCCCAAAGTGACGCACAAAAGTTCATAGCCGCAACGCTGATTTTCATCACTGTCTCCGTGCTAATAACTCCCCCACTGCTGAAGTGGGCATTTAAGGAAGATGTTGAAAGGAGGAAGAAAGAGAAAGCAGAAATTAAGAAAGAGAAAGTTAAAGAGACTAAGAAGAAAATTGCAAAGATTAAGCAGAGCTGAGTTTTTCTTTTACTTTCCTTTCAAATTCTATAAACGGTGGGACCCCAATAAACTCAACTCTATCGTTTATTAGAATCGTTGGAGTTCCTAAGATGTTGTGCTCCATTGCTTTTTTTCTCCCTTCTGGAGTTGCAACGCTTAGCTCTTTCACAATTACTCCCGGATATTTCCTCGCTATCTCCTGAGCCATTTGAACTGCTATTGGACAGTAAGGACAAGTTGGTGACGTGATAACTTCAATAACAACTCTTGGCTTCTTTGGTTTAACCTCAACCATTCCCATCTTCTTCATGAGCTCAAGCATCTTTTTTCTCCTAATCATCTCAAGCTCATCCATGCTCTCACCGAGAAGAGCTTAGAAAAAGGGTTTAAAAAGAAATTGTTGAAGAAAATTTCATGATTCCGTGAATTCAATCTCTAAATCAACGTCAAGGCCTTCAAAAGCTTCTCTTATCTGTTCTTCGAAAACTTCAGCCTCTGGGCTGTCCTTTGGAATATTGAGCATTATCTTAACTTTTCTGCCTTCAATCTTACATCCCTTATATTTATCCCCTCTAAGAACGCTTTCCCCAGTAATAGGGTCAATAACTGCTGCAAGAATCAGCTTAACAAAGCTCTCGTCAATTTCTCTCCTCCCTTGGATAACATCCCACTTCGCCAAAGCCTGCCTAAGTCCTTCAGCTGCTAAAACCGCACAGTGATATTTGATCTGCGGCAATCCTCCAAGCTCTTCCACAATGTCCTTGAATTTAATTTTCTTAGCTTCTTCGACAGTCTTTCCTTTTATCATCTCTGTGAGCACTGAGGCAGTTGCAATATTCGCGGCACAGCCGTAGCTCCTAAATTTGGCGTCAACTATTTTGTCATTCTCAATCTTCAGATAGAGCTTTATCATGTCTCCACATGCTGGACTTCCTGCTTTTGCTGTGACACTTGGATTCGCTATTTCTCCAACATTTTTTGGATGAAGGAAATAGTAGAGAACCTTTCTTGAATAACCTATCCTTTTTTTCTCGTCCCATTTTCTAGCGTCAAATCTTTCCATTTTATCTCACCTTTTTCACGACGATTCTCCAAACACCGTCTTTCTCGTCGATTTCAAGGATTTCTTGCCCAGTTTCGTCTGCTGCCAGTGCTATTTCCCCCTTACTCAACTCATGAGTGCCAACAATCTCAATTATCTCCCCAACTTTAGCTTTTCTCAAAGCCTTTCTGAATTCATTGAGTGGGATTGGACATTCTTTTCCTATGACATTGATCTTTATCATCTCTTACCACCGTAGATGCTGATTTCCCTTAGTTTTTCAACGACATCCTTTATAATCTCATACGCTTTTACTATCTCCTCCTCAGTTGTCCACTTGCTTAAGCTCAGCCTCACTGAACCGTGGGCATCTTCAAATGAACCTCCAATGGCTCTAATTACATGACTCGGCAAAAGTTCTTGCGAATAGCATGCAGAACCAGTTGAGAACACTAACCCTCTCAAATCACAGTGGAGTAAAATGCTTTCCCCTTCAACATGAGCGAATGAAACGTTTACATTATTGGGCAACCTTTTATCTCCTCTTGGACCGTTGAGCTTTGTATCGGGGATGCTTAAGAGCAGATCAATTAGCTTGTCCCTGAGCTTTGCCATTCTCTTAGCATCATCGTAGTTTATTAACTCTACAGCTTTTCCAAAGCCAGCTATTGCTGGAACATTGATCATTCCCGGTCTTATTCCTCTTTCCCTCACATCTCCATCGAGGAGAGGTTTGAGTTTAACTCCATCCCTTATATAAAGTGCAGCAATTCCCTTAGGGCCGTGGATTAAGTGAGCAGTAATACTCATTAAGTCAACATCCAGCTTTTTGACATCGATTTTAACTTTACCAAAGGCATGATTTGCATCCAAATAGAGGAGAGCGCCTTTATCATGAACTATCTCAGAGATTGCTTTGATGTCTTGGATAGTTCCAATTTCAAAGTTCCCTAAGTGAGTAGCGAAGAGAATTGCATTTTCCAAGTTGCTTTGAAGGTCTTCAAGGCTGATAAAGCC is a genomic window of Thermococcus sp. M39 containing:
- a CDS encoding CBS domain-containing protein; this translates as MSEVERALQTFHSLKVKQVMPPLASMPIVTVDSSILDVLKLLKTRHHVWVVNNKEEMKLEGVIRYINVVDVLLPPETHKARFGNISHLFKSILGGADRAEHVMERNVLTINEDATVLDALTKMKRYKVPLLAIVDQDERLVGEISLRILVNEFIRLMRIGGAQWSQSGSSSHLE
- a CDS encoding cation:proton antiporter, with the protein product MEPEWILFTLGVALIVGKIGDNIMERFELPGVLGEILMGMILGNLIYFGVISPEYLTLHSNETFEFLAKLGIIFLLFLGGLDTDIEMIKRTGKVATVSTLMGVFVPLIMGYFGLKLMGYPSREAFAGGVLLTATSIGITVRVMMDLGVLRSEVGAASLSASVMDDFLGIALIIFAVGTGSILGLIGKMAAFFIITGVLAWYSIDKYIRFSERLHVEKGVLAMVLALMFLFSALAEKWFAAAIEGAFMAGLVLSKLPEGRKIAEDVKAIGYGFLIPIFFVYTGAMLDLKVFTSREALALAVVLTGIAVIGKVVGRGIGAMMMGWDFKKSLQMGIGSIPRTEVALVDLMVAIHGGAIPQSDAQKFIAATLIFITVSVLITPPLLKWAFKEDVERRKKEKAEIKKEKVKETKKKIAKIKQS
- a CDS encoding thioredoxin family protein; protein product: MDELEMIRRKKMLELMKKMGMVEVKPKKPRVVIEVITSPTCPYCPIAVQMAQEIARKYPGVIVKELSVATPEGRKKAMEHNILGTPTILINDRVEFIGVPPFIEFERKVKEKLSSA
- a CDS encoding iron-sulfur cluster assembly scaffold protein → MERFDARKWDEKKRIGYSRKVLYYFLHPKNVGEIANPSVTAKAGSPACGDMIKLYLKIENDKIVDAKFRSYGCAANIATASVLTEMIKGKTVEEAKKIKFKDIVEELGGLPQIKYHCAVLAAEGLRQALAKWDVIQGRREIDESFVKLILAAVIDPITGESVLRGDKYKGCKIEGRKVKIMLNIPKDSPEAEVFEEQIREAFEGLDVDLEIEFTES
- a CDS encoding sulfurtransferase TusA family protein; protein product: MIKINVIGKECPIPLNEFRKALRKAKVGEIIEIVGTHELSKGEIALAADETGQEILEIDEKDGVWRIVVKKVR
- a CDS encoding cysteine desulfurase family protein; the encoded protein is MVIYLDNANTTKPDPEVIKVMLEYLEEKYGTPGGEFGHIFDEEAREAIEEAREKIAKEINASPDEIIFVSDETEADNLAIKGIAWAKGKGKVLASKIERKAILNTVKRLRDWGFETYEVSVDREGFISLEDLQSNLENAILFATHLGNFEIGTIQDIKAISEIVHDKGALLYLDANHAFGKVKIDVKKLDVDLMSITAHLIHGPKGIAALYIRDGVKLKPLLDGDVRERGIRPGMINVPAIAGFGKAVELINYDDAKRMAKLRDKLIDLLLSIPDTKLNGPRGDKRLPNNVNVSFAHVEGESILLHCDLRGLVFSTGSACYSQELLPSHVIRAIGGSFEDAHGSVRLSLSKWTTEEEIVKAYEIIKDVVEKLREISIYGGKR